In Acidiferrobacterales bacterium, the following are encoded in one genomic region:
- a CDS encoding iron-sulfur cluster assembly accessory protein produces the protein MAITLTQTAADRIRTYLDKGDGNALRFGVRKTGCSGFAYVVDITSEANADDHVFSSQGIQVYVDPDSFELIDGTTIHFTKQELAESFVFQNPNVSAQCGCGESFTVD, from the coding sequence ATGGCGATTACACTGACACAAACCGCAGCAGATCGGATCCGTACCTACCTGGACAAGGGAGACGGCAATGCCTTGCGCTTCGGCGTTCGAAAGACAGGATGCTCTGGATTCGCCTATGTGGTGGATATCACGTCGGAAGCAAACGCCGATGATCATGTTTTCAGCAGTCAGGGAATCCAGGTTTATGTCGATCCCGACAGTTTCGAACTGATCGACGGAACTACCATACATTTCACGAAACAGGAACTTGCCGAATCGTTTGTGTTCCAGAATCCCAACGTCAGCGCACAGTGCGGTTGCGGCGAGAGTTTTACGGTCGACTGA
- a CDS encoding RNA methyltransferase: protein MTVRVVLVEPTHPGNIGAVARAMGNMGVSDLCMVRPVDFRVEEARVRSAKNEGILASAKEFESLAEAIADCSFVIGTSARLRTIGWPNLSPRAAMAQVAEVSEHGGQAALVFGPERAGLSNSQIDQCDVLVRIPVSDTAPSINLAGSVLILLYELRCIQLDNLVDDAGSVNPEPKRKEDTMATRKQVQGFFEHLFEVMENVEFIAGNPRDILKRKIRRIFLRPGLTEDEVNILRGFLKSVGKKAAQGKTRSD, encoded by the coding sequence GTGACTGTTCGAGTCGTTCTTGTAGAGCCAACCCATCCGGGCAATATCGGAGCGGTTGCCCGTGCCATGGGAAACATGGGTGTGTCCGACCTGTGCATGGTACGCCCGGTCGACTTTCGAGTGGAGGAGGCGAGAGTACGGTCTGCGAAGAACGAAGGGATACTCGCCAGCGCCAAGGAGTTCGAGTCCCTGGCGGAGGCGATCGCGGACTGTTCATTCGTCATCGGTACAAGTGCCCGGCTGCGGACCATTGGCTGGCCGAACCTGTCACCCCGGGCGGCGATGGCACAGGTCGCCGAAGTCAGTGAACACGGCGGTCAGGCGGCCTTGGTTTTCGGTCCCGAACGAGCCGGTCTTTCCAACAGCCAGATCGATCAGTGCGATGTGCTGGTACGGATTCCGGTCAGTGACACCGCACCCTCGATCAATCTCGCCGGCTCGGTCCTGATCCTGTTGTATGAATTGCGGTGCATTCAGCTGGACAATCTCGTCGACGATGCCGGATCCGTCAACCCTGAACCGAAACGGAAGGAAGACACAATGGCAACCCGAAAGCAGGTGCAGGGATTCTTCGAACATCTGTTTGAGGTCATGGAGAATGTTGAATTCATAGCCGGCAACCCGCGCGACATCCTAAAACGAAAAATCCGGCGAATATTCCTAAGGCCCGGACTGACTGAGGATGAAGTCAATATCTTGAGGGGCTTTCTGAAATCCGTCGGCAAGAAAGCAGCGCAGGGCAAGACCAGATCCGACTGA
- a CDS encoding aldehyde dehydrogenase, whose protein sequence is MQTYQLFIDGQYTDSSSGEWIESENPYSGEIWARVPKGNIDDVNRAVGAAKRAFENPEWSAMSASQRGKLMRKLGDLVLDNADRLAELEVRDNGKLFSEMKAQMLYHPEWWYYFGGLADKIEGSIMPIDKKDAFSYTMYEPLGVVAAITAWNSPLLFVAWKCAPALAAGNTVVVKPSEFTSASTLEYAELVRQAGFPDGVFNVISGYGADVGAALVDHPDVAKITFTGSDLSGQKIYENAARNIKHVSLELGGKSPNIVFEDADLDMAVKGAVSGIFAATGQTCVAGSRLLVQDSIHDEFLDRLLELAKSARMGDPMDAGTHVGPITTKQQFDKVLSYIEIAKQEGAQLVFGGNPCQVPGSGGGQFVEPTIFTGVSNEMRIAQEEVFGPVLSVIRFKDEEEAIRIGNDVVYGLAAGVWTTDIRRAMRFTKALRAGTVWVNTYRAFSYMMPFGGMKRSGLGRESGVAAIRDYLQVKSVWLSTATQLPNPFILR, encoded by the coding sequence ATGCAAACATATCAGTTATTTATCGATGGGCAATATACGGACTCATCAAGTGGCGAATGGATCGAGAGTGAGAATCCGTACTCCGGCGAAATCTGGGCGAGAGTCCCCAAAGGAAATATCGATGACGTGAACCGGGCTGTCGGGGCTGCCAAGCGGGCATTTGAGAATCCTGAATGGTCTGCGATGAGTGCAAGTCAGCGAGGCAAGCTGATGCGCAAATTGGGCGACCTGGTTCTCGACAATGCGGATCGGCTGGCGGAACTTGAAGTCAGGGACAACGGCAAGCTGTTTTCGGAGATGAAGGCACAGATGCTGTACCATCCCGAGTGGTGGTACTACTTCGGCGGTCTCGCCGATAAGATTGAGGGTTCGATCATGCCGATCGACAAGAAGGATGCCTTTTCGTACACGATGTACGAGCCGCTTGGCGTGGTCGCTGCAATCACCGCCTGGAATTCCCCGCTCCTTTTTGTCGCTTGGAAATGCGCGCCTGCACTCGCGGCCGGCAATACAGTTGTTGTCAAACCCTCAGAGTTCACTTCCGCCAGTACATTGGAATATGCCGAGCTTGTCAGACAGGCGGGATTCCCAGATGGGGTGTTCAATGTCATCAGCGGCTACGGAGCTGATGTCGGTGCCGCACTTGTTGACCATCCGGACGTCGCCAAGATCACATTCACAGGATCAGATCTCTCCGGTCAGAAAATCTATGAGAACGCAGCGCGCAACATCAAGCACGTGTCGCTTGAACTCGGTGGCAAGTCTCCCAACATAGTTTTTGAGGATGCCGATCTGGACATGGCCGTCAAGGGCGCGGTCTCCGGAATCTTCGCGGCAACCGGGCAGACCTGTGTGGCCGGTTCCAGGCTGTTGGTACAGGATAGCATCCACGACGAGTTTCTGGACCGACTGCTCGAGCTTGCGAAGTCCGCCAGGATGGGTGATCCCATGGATGCCGGCACGCACGTGGGTCCCATAACAACCAAACAGCAGTTCGACAAGGTGCTTTCCTATATCGAAATTGCCAAGCAGGAAGGTGCGCAACTGGTGTTCGGCGGCAATCCCTGCCAGGTGCCGGGTTCCGGAGGCGGTCAGTTCGTCGAGCCCACTATTTTCACTGGTGTCAGCAATGAGATGCGGATTGCGCAGGAAGAAGTGTTTGGACCGGTACTGTCGGTGATCAGGTTCAAGGACGAGGAGGAGGCCATCAGGATCGGCAACGATGTCGTCTATGGCCTGGCGGCCGGTGTCTGGACGACGGATATCCGTCGTGCGATGAGATTCACCAAGGCGCTCAGGGCCGGTACGGTCTGGGTCAATACCTATCGCGCATTCAGTTATATGATGCCGTTTGGCGGCATGAAGAGAAGCGGACTTGGACGCGAAAGCGGCGTCGCGGCGATTCGCGACTATCTGCAGGTCAAGAGCGTATGGTTGTCGACCGCGACACAGTTGCCGAATCCCTTTATCCTGCGCTGA
- a CDS encoding inositol monophosphatase family protein: MHPLVNIAVKAARLAGKTIMHKSYRVDQLRYNAKGARDYVSEVDLKAQQQIVETIREAYPGHAIIAEEQFSAPGKNYEWIIDPLDGTFNFLKGVPQFCVSIAIRSPRQVEHAVVYDPVHEELYTASRGSGAQLNDRRVRVSNTSNLAETLIGTGFPFRDDDNLDLWTAIFRQLAKKTSGIRRPGSAALDLAAVACGRFDGFWESGLNLWDIAAGTLLVQESGGMVSDFMGNQNFLETGMVVAGNSHIFDDLIKIVRQETQLQQTDA, encoded by the coding sequence ATGCATCCACTGGTAAACATCGCCGTCAAGGCCGCGCGACTCGCCGGCAAGACGATCATGCACAAATCGTATCGCGTCGATCAGCTGCGATACAACGCCAAGGGTGCGCGGGACTATGTCAGCGAAGTGGATCTCAAGGCTCAGCAGCAGATTGTGGAAACCATCCGCGAGGCTTATCCCGGTCATGCAATCATCGCCGAGGAACAGTTTTCCGCTCCCGGCAAGAATTACGAATGGATCATTGATCCGCTTGATGGCACTTTCAACTTTCTCAAGGGTGTGCCGCAGTTCTGTGTCTCAATCGCGATACGAAGTCCGAGACAGGTCGAGCACGCAGTGGTCTACGACCCGGTGCACGAAGAACTGTATACAGCATCAAGGGGGTCGGGCGCACAGCTGAATGATCGCAGAGTTCGCGTCAGCAACACCAGCAATCTGGCAGAAACGCTGATTGGAACAGGATTTCCCTTTCGGGATGATGACAACCTGGATCTTTGGACCGCAATATTCCGGCAACTGGCAAAGAAAACTTCAGGAATTCGCCGACCGGGTTCCGCCGCGCTGGATCTGGCCGCGGTCGCTTGTGGACGATTCGATGGTTTCTGGGAGTCCGGGCTGAATCTTTGGGACATCGCGGCAGGCACGCTCCTGGTGCAGGAGTCCGGGGGCATGGTATCGGACTTTATGGGGAACCAGAATTTTCTCGAAACAGGTATGGTAGTCGCAGGCAACTCCCATATTTTTGACGATCTGATCAAAATTGTTCGACAGGAAACACAACTACAGCAAACTGACGCTTGA
- the mutS gene encoding DNA mismatch repair protein MutS, producing the protein MFDRKHNYSKLTLEVPSSITPMMQQYLRIKADYPDTLLFYRMGDFYELFYEDAVQAAKLLDITLTSRNKNSEHPIKMAGVPHHSVDQYIQKLIKLSVPVAICEQVGNPAATKGVVERKVVRVVTPGTLTDEKFLDARTENLIMAVHEVDGRQAMAVLEISSGRFWAKDIADSDTAHSEVNQLRPAEILVADSGSLTGQLPEDRVQEVPDWYFSYERSTELLKAQYGVDKLSAFDCDQHPIATTVAGALLQYAIDVYGSDLPHIQALKFETSDEFLILDDCSWRNLEVERTLSGETKNSLIDLYDRCCTAMGARMLRRWFRKPVRDRLEVQRRHVIVEHLLERNICEPLRTDLRGIADVERISSRVATRSARPVDLVRLKESLQYIPVLVELIDAKDCPEAVALCEAMDALDEISELIARAIRDEPAATIRDGGVIRHGYDAELDELFTLREDSGQQLAEMEIHERNRSGIRNLRIQYNRVHGYYIEVPRQASDQVPEDYIRRQTLKNNERFTLPRLSEFESTILGTKEKSLAREKLLYEQLLEHLQPFVFRMQGTADSLAQLDVLCNFAYLSMTDSLHRPTLVEEPGISIDGGRHPMVEATQKNPFVPNGTELDQQNRLLLITGPNMGGKSTYMRQTAVIVLLSYTGCYVPARSATIGPIDRIFTRIGASDDLSAGNSTFMVEMTEMATILHRATQQSLVIVDEIGRGTSTFDGLALAWACADNLLTDVRALCMFSTHYFEITALAESSPGASNVHLTAVQHDGKIVFLYEVRQGAAKQSYGIQVARLAGVPSKVVSMASERLQQLTESSGDREQKSATPSQMSLFDSMARDLPPVLEKLQQIDPDDLSPKEALETLYLLKRLEKN; encoded by the coding sequence TTGTTCGACAGGAAACACAACTACAGCAAACTGACGCTTGAAGTCCCATCATCAATCACTCCGATGATGCAGCAGTATCTGCGTATAAAGGCAGATTATCCGGACACGCTCCTGTTTTACCGCATGGGCGACTTCTACGAGCTGTTTTACGAAGATGCAGTGCAGGCTGCCAAACTGCTGGACATCACCCTGACCAGTCGCAACAAGAACTCAGAACACCCGATCAAGATGGCTGGTGTGCCCCACCACAGCGTCGATCAATACATTCAGAAACTGATCAAGCTCTCCGTACCGGTGGCAATCTGTGAGCAGGTCGGCAACCCCGCAGCAACCAAGGGAGTCGTCGAACGAAAGGTTGTCCGGGTGGTTACGCCTGGCACCCTGACTGACGAGAAGTTTCTCGACGCGCGGACTGAAAATCTGATCATGGCGGTTCATGAGGTCGACGGCCGACAGGCCATGGCCGTACTTGAAATTTCAAGCGGACGCTTTTGGGCCAAGGACATTGCGGACAGCGATACTGCTCACAGCGAAGTCAATCAGCTTCGACCGGCGGAAATTCTGGTCGCAGACTCAGGCTCGCTGACAGGACAGTTACCCGAAGACCGTGTTCAGGAAGTTCCCGACTGGTATTTCAGTTACGAACGATCCACCGAACTTCTGAAAGCGCAATACGGCGTGGACAAACTTTCGGCATTTGATTGCGATCAGCATCCTATCGCAACCACAGTGGCGGGTGCATTGCTTCAGTACGCCATTGATGTCTACGGCTCCGACCTGCCCCATATTCAGGCACTAAAGTTCGAGACATCGGATGAGTTTCTGATCCTTGACGACTGCAGCTGGCGCAACCTGGAAGTCGAGAGAACCCTGTCAGGCGAAACCAAGAACAGCCTGATCGACCTTTACGACAGGTGCTGCACTGCCATGGGCGCCCGTATGCTTCGACGCTGGTTTCGCAAGCCGGTGCGCGATCGCCTGGAGGTCCAAAGACGACATGTGATCGTCGAGCACCTGCTTGAACGCAACATCTGCGAGCCGTTGCGGACAGACCTCCGGGGGATCGCCGATGTGGAGCGAATCAGCTCCAGGGTTGCGACCAGGTCTGCCCGACCTGTCGATCTGGTCCGATTGAAAGAGTCATTGCAGTACATTCCGGTACTGGTGGAACTCATCGACGCAAAAGACTGCCCGGAGGCGGTCGCACTGTGTGAGGCGATGGACGCCCTTGATGAGATATCGGAACTGATCGCACGGGCGATTCGCGACGAACCCGCTGCAACCATCCGCGACGGCGGTGTGATCCGGCACGGCTACGATGCCGAACTCGACGAGTTGTTCACACTGCGCGAGGACTCCGGACAGCAATTGGCCGAGATGGAGATACACGAACGCAATCGCAGCGGAATCCGCAATCTGAGAATTCAGTACAACCGGGTGCACGGGTACTACATCGAGGTGCCGCGGCAGGCGAGCGATCAGGTGCCAGAGGACTATATCCGACGGCAGACGCTGAAGAACAACGAAAGGTTTACCCTCCCCCGACTCTCCGAGTTCGAATCAACGATACTCGGCACAAAGGAAAAGTCCCTGGCGCGGGAGAAATTGCTTTATGAGCAGTTGCTGGAACACCTCCAGCCATTTGTTTTCAGAATGCAGGGCACAGCTGATTCACTCGCGCAGCTCGACGTACTGTGCAATTTCGCCTACCTGTCCATGACCGATTCGCTGCACAGGCCCACACTGGTGGAAGAACCGGGCATCTCAATTGATGGCGGCCGACATCCGATGGTGGAGGCAACCCAGAAAAATCCGTTTGTACCCAACGGTACTGAACTGGACCAGCAAAATCGCCTGCTGCTGATCACGGGTCCGAACATGGGAGGGAAAAGTACCTATATGCGGCAGACAGCAGTCATTGTTCTTTTGTCCTATACCGGCTGTTATGTTCCCGCACGATCGGCAACAATCGGTCCGATTGATCGGATATTCACGCGCATCGGCGCATCGGACGACCTCAGCGCAGGCAACTCAACGTTCATGGTCGAGATGACCGAAATGGCAACAATACTGCATCGGGCGACCCAGCAAAGCCTCGTGATTGTTGACGAGATCGGTCGCGGCACCAGCACCTTCGATGGATTGGCTCTGGCTTGGGCATGTGCGGACAACCTGCTGACAGATGTGCGGGCGTTGTGCATGTTTTCTACGCACTACTTTGAAATCACCGCACTGGCAGAAAGTTCTCCCGGGGCAAGTAACGTTCACCTTACTGCGGTGCAACACGACGGTAAGATTGTGTTTTTGTATGAAGTCAGACAGGGTGCTGCCAAGCAGAGTTATGGAATCCAGGTCGCGAGACTCGCAGGGGTGCCCAGCAAGGTGGTTTCCATGGCCAGCGAAAGACTTCAGCAACTGACCGAGTCCTCCGGCGATCGGGAACAAAAGTCCGCCACACCGTCACAGATGTCCCTGTTCGATTCCATGGCCCGTGATCTTCCACCGGTGCTGGAGAAGCTGCAACAGATCGATCCGGACGACCTGAGCCCGAAAGAAGCATTGGAAACTCTCTACCTGCTGAAACGGCTCGAGAAGAACTGA
- a CDS encoding ferredoxin family protein has protein sequence MTYIVTESCIKCKYTDCVEVCPVDCFHEGPNMLVIDPEECIDCSLCEPECPVTAIYAEDDVPDDQMDFLELNAELSLIWPVISSIIEAPPDAAEWEDVKEKRQYLER, from the coding sequence ATGACATACATCGTTACTGAATCCTGCATAAAGTGCAAATACACTGACTGTGTGGAAGTGTGTCCGGTGGACTGCTTTCATGAGGGGCCGAACATGCTTGTGATCGACCCGGAAGAGTGCATTGATTGCAGTCTTTGCGAGCCAGAGTGTCCGGTCACTGCGATCTATGCGGAAGACGATGTGCCTGATGACCAGATGGACTTTCTGGAACTGAACGCTGAACTCAGCCTGATCTGGCCCGTCATCTCAAGTATCATCGAGGCACCACCGGATGCGGCTGAGTGGGAAGATGTCAAGGAAAAACGTCAATATCTGGAACGCTGA
- the thpR gene encoding RNA 2',3'-cyclic phosphodiesterase has protein sequence MQRLFVALWPDHEVREQLVDIQTEFGLSTLGRLVPARNLHITLQFLGEVPPAEVEPARQFVRDLRFPPFAIEFDCVGSWPRNEVAWVGSENPCQQLDDLVAKIRGGLPDGSRKSRNFVPHITLARKVRRKLYQPIKPMRWSVSRVDLVRSVLDSQGAQYESIAHCAGVGSVDKLR, from the coding sequence ATGCAACGACTCTTCGTCGCATTGTGGCCGGATCATGAAGTGCGCGAGCAGCTCGTCGACATTCAGACCGAATTCGGACTGTCCACACTGGGTCGACTCGTACCAGCCCGCAATCTCCATATCACACTGCAGTTTCTGGGCGAAGTTCCGCCCGCAGAGGTGGAACCGGCAAGGCAGTTTGTACGCGATCTTCGATTCCCTCCCTTTGCAATCGAATTTGACTGTGTCGGATCTTGGCCGCGCAACGAAGTGGCGTGGGTAGGATCCGAAAACCCCTGTCAGCAGCTTGATGATCTGGTTGCGAAAATACGGGGAGGGCTGCCTGATGGCAGTCGAAAATCGAGAAACTTCGTGCCGCATATTACCTTGGCCCGCAAGGTGCGCAGGAAACTGTATCAGCCAATCAAGCCAATGCGTTGGTCGGTAAGTCGTGTCGATCTGGTTCGTTCGGTTTTGGACAGTCAGGGGGCGCAATACGAATCCATCGCACATTGCGCAGGCGTCGGATCAGTCGACAAGCTGCGCTGA
- the pncC gene encoding nicotinamide-nucleotide amidase, whose product MSREIHRLAAEAGAALRDRKLKVATVESCTGGWIAQAMTDIAGSSTWFERGFVTYSNDAKQELVGVQAQTLAQHGAVSGEVAQQMAIGGIRSSRADVAVSVTGIAGPDGGSAEKPVGTVWIAWASRDGHSNAVRHRLQGNRRAVRESSVEQALQGLIRFLESHE is encoded by the coding sequence ATGAGCAGAGAAATTCACCGCTTGGCCGCTGAAGCCGGCGCAGCTCTGCGAGACAGAAAACTCAAAGTTGCGACCGTCGAATCGTGTACCGGTGGCTGGATTGCACAGGCAATGACAGATATTGCAGGCAGCTCAACCTGGTTCGAACGTGGATTTGTCACCTACAGCAACGACGCAAAGCAGGAACTGGTGGGGGTGCAGGCACAAACACTGGCGCAACATGGTGCCGTGAGTGGTGAAGTCGCACAACAGATGGCGATCGGCGGCATCCGCTCCAGCCGTGCCGATGTTGCTGTCTCGGTCACTGGTATTGCGGGCCCCGACGGCGGAAGCGCTGAAAAGCCGGTGGGTACGGTCTGGATCGCCTGGGCAAGCCGCGATGGTCATTCGAACGCAGTCCGTCACAGACTTCAGGGCAATCGTCGCGCGGTCCGCGAGTCTTCGGTCGAGCAGGCATTGCAGGGGTTGATCCGGTTTCTCGAATCACATGAATAA
- a CDS encoding insulinase family protein — MKLSPVFLRLVLFIAVFPLAVHAEFRKSPNDHREYRPIELDNRLQVLLISDSETDESAAALAVQVGGQDDPEGREGMAHYLEHMLFLGTEKYPELDGYRKFIEQHGGMTNAYTAIDITNYNFSIKPEFFAPALDRFAQFFISPLFPEEQLGRERAVVDAEFEMRTQRDSVRRWAALTANFNPEHPSWGFFTGTAETLQGDLGPELIDFYNRRYSANLMNLVVLGREPLDELEDLVVSMFSDVRDTDAEALHASQPLFEPDVLPALLQIKTLKNNPSLDFMFPVPSLEPHWRESPESYIAHLLGHESAGSLLSQLKDQGWADGLFASASDIGLTTHAISVRISLTPDGYKNWEKVGAYVFQYVREVRLRGINEWRFREIQTSNEISFRFSEVDSPRDFVTSLASRLHKYPPNEILPAFYLVERFAPDLIVDVLDRMTPQNVLVVLSSDDAHTDQATPYVGTEFSFAGLQRELVESWNGDIADSADWLPTRNRFLPENLDLKIAENQEMPEKILEQSGFELWHQTDTSFDVPRASFFVTFRTPLTKRSVEDSILMSLFVSAINEQLTEFTYAAAIAGLDYSLYTHQRGFSIRISGYDDKQSDLLAEIVRVVRNPEFDPEVFENHRTTMIRDIENSRRDSAYRRAISEFYSYIVEPSWTDEQELAVLNRVTLDDLQTFSNSVLDRIDLVALSHGNVLSETAEQMGRIITSEVLDGAQVTKVDKSRILKMPSDGGPYIHQFQIENSDSAIIVYLQGSDRSVHEVANFMLLGSVIQTPFFSQLRTIQQLGYVVFSDVVPVGEVPGLIFTIQSPDNTPQQMEAAISSFLAQFDSRVTDLSQEEFEAYRTGVIRRVEAKDTTLSERSLRYWHALDRKDFDFNHDQELVAALENLKRQEFEQFVRETLIDQIERRLIVMAYGEKLDVPSESTLAEGELITDRIAFKDNAGYFPQP, encoded by the coding sequence ATGAAACTTTCACCTGTCTTTCTTCGTCTTGTTCTCTTTATCGCTGTTTTCCCGCTCGCGGTTCACGCCGAGTTCAGGAAAAGCCCGAATGATCACAGGGAATACCGGCCAATTGAACTTGACAATCGACTGCAGGTATTGCTGATCTCCGACTCCGAAACAGATGAATCCGCTGCCGCACTTGCCGTCCAGGTAGGTGGTCAGGACGACCCTGAAGGTCGCGAGGGCATGGCTCACTATCTTGAGCACATGCTGTTTCTGGGAACCGAGAAATATCCCGAACTCGATGGCTATCGAAAATTTATCGAACAGCATGGCGGCATGACCAATGCATACACCGCGATAGATATCACCAACTACAACTTCAGTATCAAACCTGAATTCTTCGCACCGGCACTGGATCGATTCGCCCAGTTTTTCATCTCGCCCCTGTTTCCGGAAGAACAGTTGGGAAGAGAGCGGGCCGTTGTTGACGCGGAGTTTGAGATGCGTACCCAGCGCGACTCAGTGAGACGCTGGGCGGCGCTGACGGCGAATTTCAATCCAGAGCATCCCTCTTGGGGATTCTTTACCGGCACGGCGGAGACTCTGCAGGGCGATCTGGGCCCCGAACTGATTGATTTCTATAACCGTCGCTACAGTGCCAATCTGATGAACCTCGTGGTTTTAGGCCGCGAGCCGCTTGATGAGCTGGAAGACCTGGTAGTGAGCATGTTTTCCGACGTCAGGGACACCGATGCCGAGGCATTGCATGCTTCCCAACCGCTTTTCGAGCCGGATGTCCTGCCGGCCTTGCTCCAGATCAAGACGCTGAAGAACAACCCCTCCCTCGACTTTATGTTTCCGGTTCCCTCGCTCGAACCACACTGGCGCGAAAGCCCCGAATCGTATATTGCGCATCTCCTGGGACATGAGAGCGCGGGGAGTCTGCTCTCGCAACTCAAAGATCAGGGTTGGGCAGACGGCCTGTTTGCAAGCGCATCCGATATCGGCTTGACCACTCATGCCATTTCCGTACGAATATCACTGACACCCGACGGCTACAAGAATTGGGAGAAAGTCGGCGCATATGTCTTTCAATACGTTCGGGAAGTCAGGTTGCGCGGTATCAATGAATGGCGGTTTCGGGAGATCCAGACCAGCAACGAAATCAGTTTTCGTTTCAGTGAGGTCGACAGCCCGCGGGACTTCGTGACCAGTCTGGCAAGCAGGTTGCACAAGTACCCCCCTAATGAAATTCTTCCGGCGTTCTATCTGGTGGAGCGATTCGCCCCGGATCTGATTGTCGATGTCCTGGACCGCATGACACCACAGAATGTTCTGGTCGTGCTGTCGTCCGACGACGCACACACCGACCAGGCGACACCCTATGTCGGGACCGAATTCTCGTTTGCAGGCTTGCAGCGCGAACTCGTCGAGTCATGGAATGGTGACATTGCGGATTCTGCTGACTGGCTGCCGACCCGCAACAGATTCCTGCCCGAGAATCTCGACTTGAAGATCGCTGAAAATCAGGAGATGCCAGAGAAAATTCTGGAGCAGTCCGGTTTCGAGCTTTGGCATCAGACAGACACGTCGTTTGATGTACCGCGTGCCAGTTTCTTTGTCACCTTCCGTACACCTCTGACCAAGCGAAGCGTGGAGGATTCCATTCTAATGTCACTTTTCGTCAGTGCGATCAATGAACAGCTGACTGAGTTCACGTACGCGGCGGCGATTGCTGGCCTTGATTACAGTCTGTATACGCACCAGCGCGGATTCAGCATTCGAATTTCCGGTTACGATGACAAGCAATCAGATCTGCTGGCGGAAATCGTACGTGTGGTTAGGAATCCGGAATTCGATCCGGAAGTGTTCGAGAATCATCGAACGACCATGATCCGGGACATAGAGAACTCACGACGCGACAGCGCCTACCGGCGGGCCATCTCGGAATTCTACTCATACATTGTTGAACCGAGTTGGACCGATGAGCAGGAACTTGCGGTACTGAACCGGGTGACATTGGACGATCTTCAAACGTTCTCGAACAGTGTTTTGGACAGGATTGACTTGGTCGCCCTGTCACATGGCAATGTGCTCAGCGAAACCGCTGAGCAGATGGGTCGGATCATAACTTCCGAAGTACTGGACGGGGCACAGGTCACCAAAGTCGATAAAAGCCGAATTCTGAAAATGCCGTCGGATGGCGGGCCCTATATCCACCAGTTCCAGATTGAGAACAGCGACTCGGCGATTATCGTCTATCTGCAGGGTTCGGATCGGTCGGTGCACGAAGTTGCCAACTTCATGCTGCTTGGCAGCGTGATTCAGACGCCGTTCTTTTCGCAGCTGCGCACCATTCAGCAGTTGGGCTATGTGGTGTTTTCGGATGTCGTTCCAGTTGGAGAGGTGCCCGGGCTGATTTTCACCATTCAGTCACCGGATAACACTCCGCAACAGATGGAGGCGGCGATCTCATCGTTTCTCGCCCAGTTTGATTCGCGCGTTACGGATCTTTCGCAAGAGGAGTTTGAAGCCTATCGAACCGGCGTGATCCGCCGGGTTGAGGCCAAGGACACCACACTGAGTGAACGTTCACTCCGTTACTGGCATGCGTTGGATCGAAAGGATTTTGATTTCAACCATGATCAGGAACTGGTCGCGGCGCTTGAGAACCTGAAGCGACAGGAATTCGAACAGTTCGTCCGGGAAACTCTGATTGATCAAATCGAACGCCGACTGATTGTGATGGCGTACGGAGAGAAGCTTGACGTACCTTCCGAGTCGACATTGGCGGAAGGTGAGCTGATCACCGACAGGATTGCATTCAAGGACAATGCCGGATACTTTCCACAGCCATAA